Genomic DNA from alpha proteobacterium U9-1i:
AAGGCGTCTTCGCTCCCAGGTGTGACGTCACCACTGGAGCAAGATACCATTATGAAAGCGCGTTACCTCACAGCAGCCGCGGCGATTCTTGCGGCGCTTTCCTTCACCGCGCCGAGCATCGCAGTCGCGCAAACAACTTCGGGCGCAACGAGCCAGCTTAACGCTGTCGCGCGCGCGCAAACAAAGCTTACAGAACTCGGCCTCTATAGCGGCGAAATCACCGGACGCATGAACCGCGCGACGGAACGTGCGCTCGACCGCTTCCAAAGCCGCAACAATCTCGAGCCCACCGGGACCCTCACCCCGGAAACGCTAAGCCTTCTCTTCAGAGAAGCTTAAGGGCGAGAAGCGCGCCGGCGGGGACCCGCACCCCTCGCCGGCGCGCGCACCTTATTCTGCCTTGCTTGCGCGCATGTCGCGTTTGTAGCGCCGCCAATTTTCCACGTAGTGCAACGCTGAGAATTTGATCAGCTGCTTTTGCTGATCCTCTAACGCCCGCGCCGCGCGAGCGGGCACGCCGGTCACCAGATGCCCTGGCTCGAACACCTTGCGCTCCGTCACCAAAGCATGCGCACCAACGAGGCATTGCGTGCCGATGCGCGCATGATTGAGCACCGTCGACTTGATGCCGATCAGCGCCTCATCTTCGATCGTGCAGCCATGCAGCATGACGTGATGGCCGATTGTCACGTTGGCGCCGATTGTCAGCGGCGCGCCCATATCGGTGTGCAGCACGCTGCAATCTTGAACGTTTGAATTCTCACCCACGATGATCGGCTCATTATCGCCGCGCAGCACAGCGCCAAACCAAACCGAGGCATTGCGCTTCAGCACCACACGCCCCACCAGAACCGCGTTTGGCGCTACCCAATAGGCTTCGGGATCCTCGACTTCGAGGTCGGCGTCGGCGAGCGCGTAAATCGGCATCGGGGCGGTCCTTCGCGAAATTTCTGTGACTGACGGCGTCTCTAACGCGTCGTTAACCGGCTTCCGTTGTCATGTGAACCATCGGATCAACCGGTCCGACCCGTCTCCATGAGGCTCAGCCTCTAAGTGGGGGAGAGCGTGGCCCAATTGCGCAAGCGCGCACAACGCCCTGGCTCACCGAGCCGCTCCGAAGCGGCCACCGAATCGACTCTCACGCATCATCCAAATCAGTTTTTCGACCCGCCCGCTTCCGGCAGCGGCGCGGCATCCTCCCCTGTCCGGTCCAAGAAGGAGATCGCAATGGCGAAACGCACCGCCAAGCGCAGGCAGAACGTCCGCGAAGGCGTACTGAACGTGCAGGAATTCCAACGTGAGGACCGCCGGACACGCAACCTGCAGGTTCTGGATGGTGGCTGGCAGCCGGCAAATGACGGCGGCCGCGACCAGGCCTTCGTCAAAAACGTCCGCCCGAAATCAAAGGGCCAGACCGCGCTCATGGAAGCGATCGACGCGCATTCACTCGTGCTGGCGCTCGGCCCCGCCGGCACCGGCAAAACCTATCTCGCGATCGCCAAAGCCGTCGAAGCGCTTGAGAGCGGCAAGGTCGGCCGCATCGTTCTCTCGAGGCCTGCTGTCGAAGCCGGCGAATCGCTTGGCTATCTGCCCGGCGCGATGGAAGACAAGCTCGCCCCCTATCTGCGCCCGCTTTACGACGCGCTCACCGATCGCCTTTCCGCCAAGCGCCTCAAAGCGCTCATGGCTGAAGGTCTGATTGAGATCGCGCCGGTCGGCTTCATGCGCGGCCGTACGCTCAACAACGCCTTCGTGGTCATCGACGAAGCCCAGAACTGCACTTACGGCCAGATCAAGATGCTGCTGACGCGTTTGGGCTGGCATTCGACCATGGTCGTCACCGGCGACCCCGCGCAAACCGATTTGTTGCCGGATTTATCTGGCCTTCACGCTGTCGCCGATAAACTCGAAAGCGTCGAAAACATCGCCGTCGTCCGCTTGGGTGACGTCGACATCGTCCGCCATCCTCTTGTCGCCAGCATGTTGGGAGTGTTGTAGCCGCATCTTCGCCGCGCGGGCGGCGTGTTGGAATTGGGTTTAATTCAACGAAATGACTCACGCCCCGGTTTGAAGCCGGGGCGTTTTTCTTTTGTTGGGAAATGGGCAATGGGCAACAGAGCGAAACTCGTCGTCATCCCGGCCGAGTAGAGCGAGAGCCGGGACCTGGGGGGTCGTAGGGCTCTTCGTTTGCCTCTGGGTCCCGGATGCCGCTTCGCGGCTCCGGGATGACGAGTGGGCTCACTCCCCGTCGAGATCGATATCGAGAATGCTCATCGTCAACACTTGGCCCTCGTCCTCATCCACCGACACCGTGCCGACGAACTCGCCATGCACATACACTTCCGCTGAATCCGTCTTGCGCGGACGCGCGCGCACGTCGAGATCGGCTGCATGCAGCACCTGGCGCAGCGCGCCCTGCAAACGAACGCGTTCCGGCTCGTCTATGGGCGCGTTTTTCTTGGCGCCGGGCGCGCGCGGCACGGCCAAGCTAATCGAATAACTCAATTCGCCCTCATCCTCGTCGCGCAGGAGTTCAGCGACCGATTTCCCGTCCACCAGCACATCGGCAAGGTCAGCGCTTTTCGACACCACCGACACGGTGGGCGAGCCGAGCAGCTTCGAGAGATAGGCGCCGAGGCGCGCGGTTTCGTTGGCGTTCACGGTGTGCGGTCCTTCTGGATAGACCCGCAAACTAGCCCGCGATTATGGCTAGGCCTAGTCGAAATCCCAATGGGTCGCCTGCCGCCGCAGATGTCGGCCAACCATAAACGCCGCCAGCCCCAACACGCCGAACGTACCAACGACCGCCAGGTAATCCCACATGCCGTCGTAGATCGCGCCCATCAGCGAAAACGGCGTAATCAGCGCGATCAGCACCAAGGCCACGCCGACCGCCGTGCCCGTCTTGATCAGCACATCGCCAAAATAATAATTGCGGTCGATCTCGCCGCGGGGGCGGCGTTGAGCTTTCTGCGGAGCGCGTTTGCGTTTGGCCATGCGCGCCAACTTAGCCGGATTCGCGCGCCGGCTTCGCCGTTCCGCCTAGCGAACGATCTCGAACTGGCCTGTCGCGCCCGGCAACGTCCACGTGCCAACAATGCGGCGATCCGAAACGACTTGGCCCGCGTACGTCACCGCATGCGACACGCCCCCGGCGCCGTCATAGGTTTTCAGCATCGCGAACTGCCCGTTGCGCACATTGCCCTGCAATGTCGCTTGCAAGAAGCGCGTGCTGTTGTCGCCGAAGGTGTTGGGCTCCGCCGACGACCCGACGAAATCACCGCCGGGCTGGCCATCGTCAAACGTGACTTGGAAACCTGTCCCGGCGCCATCGGCGCCCCAGAACGCACCCTGCCACACGCCGCTAAGATCAATGGCCTGCTGCGCCGACGCACCCGGCGCAAACGCCAACGCACCCGCGATCATCAGTGCTTTCGCGATCCGCATCGCACTCCCCTTTTTGCCGGGCAATCCTGGCCGATGAAGTCCAGCGCAAGCAAGACCAAACAGCGCCGCCCCCCTCAACCGAGTGTCACCACCATTTCGCGGGCTTGGCGCGGAAGTTCGCGGCTTTTTCCAAGGCAGCGCTGACGGCGAACACGCTCTCTTCGTCGAGCGCTTTGCCGATCACCTGCAAGCCAAGCGGCAAGCCGTTCGCATCGGTCGCCGCCGGCAGCGCAAGCCCCGGAAGGCCCGCGAGGTTCGCGGTCACCGTGAAGATGTCGTTCAAATACATCGCCACCGGATCGGCGCTCTTCTCGCCGAGCGCGAAAGCGGCCGACGGCGTCGCCGGCGTTAGAATAGCGTCGACACTCTCAAACGCATCGCGGAAATCTTGGGCGATGCGCTGACGCACCTTTTGCGCGCGCAGATAATAGGCGTCGTAGTAACCCGCGCTCAGCACGTAGGTGCCAATGAGGATACGGCGCTGCACTTCCTTACCAAATCCGGACGCGCGCGTGTTTTCATACGTCGCGTTCAAATCCTTGCCGTCGACGCGCGCGCCGTATCGCATGCCATCATAACGCGCGAGGTTGGACGACGCCTCGGCGGGCGCTACGATGTAATAGGTCGGCAGCGCATATTTTGTGTGCTTAAGCGAGATCGGCTTGATCTTCGCGCCAGCGTCCTTCGCCCATGCGATGCCTTGCTGCCAAAGCGCCTCGATCTCGGGCGGCATGCCATCGACGCGATATTCTTCCGGAACGCCGATCGTCATACCTTTGATCGACTTGCCGCACGCCGCGCGGAAATCCGGAAGCTTGTCGGGCAACGACGTTGAATCCTTCGGATCATGCCCGGCCATCGATTGCAGCAGCATCGCGCTGTCTTCGACGGTCTTGGCAATCGGCCCCGCTTGATCGAGCGACGACGCGAACGCCACCACGCCCCAGCGCGAACAGCGCCCGTAAGTTGGCTTCATCCCCACTGTGCCGGTAAACGCCGCCGGCTGGCGGA
This window encodes:
- a CDS encoding carbonic anhydrase, family 3 produces the protein MPIYALADADLEVEDPEAYWVAPNAVLVGRVVLKRNASVWFGAVLRGDNEPIIVGENSNVQDCSVLHTDMGAPLTIGANVTIGHHVMLHGCTIEDEALIGIKSTVLNHARIGTQCLVGAHALVTERKVFEPGHLVTGVPARAARALEDQQKQLIKFSALHYVENWRRYKRDMRASKAE
- a CDS encoding phosphate starvation-inducible protein PhoH, whose protein sequence is MGESVAQLRKRAQRPGSPSRSEAATESTLTHHPNQFFDPPASGSGAASSPVRSKKEIAMAKRTAKRRQNVREGVLNVQEFQREDRRTRNLQVLDGGWQPANDGGRDQAFVKNVRPKSKGQTALMEAIDAHSLVLALGPAGTGKTYLAIAKAVEALESGKVGRIVLSRPAVEAGESLGYLPGAMEDKLAPYLRPLYDALTDRLSAKRLKALMAEGLIEIAPVGFMRGRTLNNAFVVIDEAQNCTYGQIKMLLTRLGWHSTMVVTGDPAQTDLLPDLSGLHAVADKLESVENIAVVRLGDVDIVRHPLVASMLGVL
- a CDS encoding Bsl5585 protein, with protein sequence MNANETARLGAYLSKLLGSPTVSVVSKSADLADVLVDGKSVAELLRDEDEGELSYSISLAVPRAPGAKKNAPIDEPERVRLQGALRQVLHAADLDVRARPRKTDSAEVYVHGEFVGTVSVDEDEGQVLTMSILDIDLDGE
- a CDS encoding aspartyl-tRNA(Asn) amidotransferase subunit A, whose protein sequence is MTDLTSLTLANALDGMEKKQFSSVELTDAFIAAIDKANPHLNAFVVTTPEKARAAAKASDAKRAAGKAGPLEGAPLGIKDLFCTEGVRTTACSGVLGEFTPTYESTVTANLFGDGALMLGKLNMDEFAMGSSNETSKFGPVVSPWRRGNEDAKLTPGGSSGGSAAAVSADLCLGATATDTGGSIRQPAAFTGTVGMKPTYGRCSRWGVVAFASSLDQAGPIAKTVEDSAMLLQSMAGHDPKDSTSLPDKLPDFRAACGKSIKGMTIGVPEEYRVDGMPPEIEALWQQGIAWAKDAGAKIKPISLKHTKYALPTYYIVAPAEASSNLARYDGMRYGARVDGKDLNATYENTRASGFGKEVQRRILIGTYVLSAGYYDAYYLRAQKVRQRIAQDFRDAFESVDAILTPATPSAAFALGEKSADPVAMYLNDIFTVTANLAGLPGLALPAATDANGLPLGLQVIGKALDEESVFAVSAALEKAANFRAKPAKWW